The genomic region CGTAGTCGTTCGattgctcttctctgatctctTTGACGAGTTTGAGCACGGCCGTCGATTCTGTCCTGGCACCTGTGGTCCCGCTGGAGAGCGGCTGCAACCGATGCACGTCTTTGCAGATGACCTCCTCGTAGACATTGTGATCGACGGTCAGCTCGCAGTCGCTGCGGGACTCCAAGAGGGGATGCCTCGAGGGATCGGACCTTGGACTTCTAAAAATTTAACATGCATCGAGTCAAGCCGAAAATCattgcaatataaatatataaaatatataaaatcattGCATCTCTACCTGTAGACGTTCGACTGAATAACAGAGAAGTGTTTCGCGCCGTAAGTGCAGCTCGACAGGTTCTTCGATTTCTTAACAACGAGACTAGTGTGTCTGGCCTCATACAGACGGTAGGAAGTCTCGCAAATCCCATTCACGTCCAGCTCTTCCACGCGATGGTCGACGTCGAACCTAAGCATGTTGTTCTGCAGCATCGACAGGACACCCCTCTTCAAGTTCAACGCCCACGCGGGTTCCCCTTCATGAGGGCACAGCTCATTGACCTTTCCGTCGTCGAACGAGAACCTCAGGTTGTACTGAGCCAGGTTCTTGTTGAACTCGGTATCCGCGACGCTGGTTCCGGGCTCGTGTCCCAGCTTCGCGTCGTAAAATTTCAGATTGCCCTCGCAGGGGCTCGTGAACCGCACTACCACGTACGCATCCAGGTGCAAGGTCGATTCGTTCTTCGATTCTTCTTCGCCGCCTAAGTTCGTGCTCACGTTCACCGAATACCTGTACTTGTACAGCACGCCCTCCTCGTACTTGAACTTCCTGTGTGCCGGCACTGTGAACACGCATCGCGCCATATTTAATCCGTCATTAACAAGCTGTTGGAAAGTTATAAAAGACGCCGAAGGGGTGAACTTTGACACTAGAACTATCCTAAATGTGACTAATGTGTATTTTGTCCTATCAATGATAAGATCGAATCTGTGTGTACACACTTCGTACTATTTCTATTTTTGATCTGTGCTTGTACAGAGaaaattatcaaataaatttctcacagaaattatatttctaatttcagtaattgtaaaataaaaattcagaaaCGAACAAGTCATTTTGACCTGTCCGGTAGTTCGAGCGTTAAACAATTATAAGTGGACGGCGGATGTgctgcatttatggcaaaaataacTGGTCGAAACGCAAAATAATGACAGTATCAGAAGATATTACAAATTcgattgtattatttataacgTAATAAAATTCTTGCAAAAAAATATTGATGTTCAATATTAAGTTCAATAAAACAGTTCCTgcttcttgcaatcgatgcacgaaatttttatttcgcgtaaagaTCCATGGTCTAATTATAATTGAGTATGAGATAAAAACAATTCATGGTAGAACAAAACGAAAAGAGGTACAAAGGTCCGATTTCTTACCCTTGCATATTGTTCGGCCGCAGGACGTCGGGTCCTTGCTGAATTCTGTAACGAGATAAGCGATTTTGCATCAGGAGAAGAGAAGAATGGCAGCTTCCGAGAAATCGGCATTATGAATGGACATTATGCGTCACCGATAGAGAGGCCGATATGCTGCATCGAAATTGTGCTCTCGATGCAGATTCTCGGAAAGGAGCGTCGAATAACACGCGCGAGAGATAAGCGAGAACCAAGTGAGCTGAATGTTGCAAATTCGACCGATAATAACTTCGTTGGTAGAGTGACCACAAGGGACCATGTTTCACGAAAATCATGAATAACGCAGCGGCGCTTACCTGACTGCACCGTGCCGATCGCTATGTAGATCGCGGCGAGAAAGATCACCGCGCGTTTCCACGATCCTCCATCCATCTTGTCTCTTCCTGTGATCACCAGGGTCAAGGTTGTTGCTCCTGACTCGATGCACTCTTCATCCCCTCGTACACGTTGCCACCCTTCTATTCCATAACGCTGCAACGCAGAAGAATATCTTTCCTTGTTCTCGCACCCGCGCGCGCGACAATTTCTCTCTTCGACTCGACCTGTTAACCGAGCGATTCTTCGATCGCGTACAAGGATGTCAACGCAATTGACACCAGAGGAAATGAGAGGACGTCGTTCTAACAAGACTTCTTTGCGCCAAACGCGTGTGCTATCGTGCGATCTCGTTACGGCGGGACCAATTCGATTAAATCAGATCTGCTTTGTCCACATTATTATTTCTCTGGTATCGTTTCGATCGATTAAAGATGGTTTCGAATTTCAGGAAAAAATCTCAGACCTTTTTAAAACGACGGCAAAGTGATGTAGTAGGAAATATGAAGAAACCACTGCCGGGATAGCTAGCAAAGCGATCGGAATCCTTCTCGATCAACGGGTCGAAACGATAGCGAAGTCACTAATACCGGAACACCACGCGACAAGACCTTCTTGCGCACAGTTGCACACAACGATGGAATAAAAAGGGTGAACGTGGCAAGAAAATGATACCGATCACGAGGTGCGATCGTCGGAGTGGTTCGTACCGTCTGCACAGTGTCCGCAAAAATGCTGTCCGAGCGGAAAGATCGAACTGGCGGCCGGAACGATTGGGGTGCGAAACAGAAGCGAAACTGGCCCTCTCGGATGGGAAGCGGCCTGTGTACGCGGTGTATCCGTTTAAGTAAGTGCTTCCTGCCGTGACCGAGCTCGCCGACCGAATGGATAACGACACCGAATCAACCGGGAGCACTCCTCTCTGAAAGGGGAAGAGGATCGGTGGTGCCAAAGGTCTCGTTGCTTTTCGTGTTTGCGCGGGGTCACGGGTCGTCCGCCGATAAGATAAGCGCGAAAACGACACTTCCCTGGCGATCGCCGATTCTTACGCTATGTTCGAGCAACACATTTATTACTGCGCAGCCGGCCATGGACCAATTAATTGTCAAATTACTGTTGCGATGTTCGATTTCCATCTAGAGATCCTGTGGGCTGCTGGATATTTGCAAGACTACGTTACTTGCTCGTTACATGCATCTCTTACACCCAACCGTATTAGTCCAGATAATAAAATATCCGTATAGTGAAACATTCGGATATTTGGTGTTGAggagatatttacagtattagCATAATAGATATAGGATGTGTTGATAATGCAGCGATTCTGCATATTCTTACATTCATTCGTTCGTCACTAGAAAAATAACAAAACTGCATTCATTCGAGGCTTGCGAAAGCCTCATTACAAATTCGAAGCGATTTAATAGCCACTTTGCAGCTGTTCTTTTTTTGTGCTGAAGGAATATAAGAATTTAATGgttgaaaatttttttaaaaatttctgtTAGACACGATGCGATTCATAGTAGAATAAATCGTAACGTATAGCAACCGGTTCAACAGCACAGTGAAACGGTATTGCATGGGGTCAATTACACTGCGATGCATAAATATTGCAGCACCAAGGGAAGACGAATTAACCTGTTGATTGGGGAAGACGAGCCAACTCATGATTCGAATCATTCATTCATCTGCGTCTACCGACCGACTCCTTTTTATTGTCGATTGTCCTTTTGCCTTCCCCTGCTCCTTTCTCTCGGAACCAATTACTAATCTTCATTGTACATATAGACGAGATCCGGCTTGGCAGAGCAATTCAGGCATGCACGAATTGATTTAGGTTGTCTAATTACGTGTAATAAACCTCCAACTGATTTTTTCTGTAGTTATCAAAAGTTATCAAAATGAGTGCTTGTGCAGAAAATTGTTATGTAGATTTATTTCTATGACAGACGATTGCAATTTGAAGAAATGTTCTCTATTGTGAATCTTATAGCAGACAATTTTTTAGTGTAGTTCAATTATCATATTAGATCAACAAAGCACTGAACAAAGGTCAGAACCATGTTGCCGTGATGTCAAAGTCAATTTTTTGAGCATCTTCAACAAGCCACATCTTAATCCGAAGATTCGTTCaacttaatagttttgttataaataattttatgaagaaatgaaagatATACATGTTCTCCTCTTTCCCGAAGCAATATTCCAATAGTAGCAGCATTTGTTATTaatcgatatacagggtgtctacTGAAACTTCTGGaagatttgtccatttgatttaCATTCGAGTGATTTACTCTCGGCGCCGTCCAAACGTGTTCACACTTGCAGTCTATGTCGGTGCTGGCTTGCTTCTCGCGCGGGCCTCACTGTACCAAAACAAAGCGAGTCGGAACTACCGAATTGGTCCAAGCAGGAAATGCATCGTCATCGAAACGGATAAGTTTACTATTGATTATATTTTTCACAATTCTTAGATAAACATATCCCTCAGGTTCTTCGATGCGATTTATTATTGAAgtagctttgcgaatcgtttAATTGTGATTGGGTacgaaattattgaaacaacaaaatataattaaatatatatatcaaatatttaaaaatacatatatatcaaACCCACGCAAACTATATTTTGCGTGGGTTTGACGggattttttattgttaatcttctcTGTAATCGGCTCAATCAATAactaaaacggctgtcacggttaaactacttacTATTTTGGCTCCGAAAAAttggtaaatattcttcagatgttctaaagtaaaggtgaactgcgcttttcttaaaaatatcgctatttcgcagtaaaagaaatccggaaagttcacgctccgtgacttgttcagtacttcgaaGGCGGCTCGAATCCGTTCCAACCTTCTACCCAAGCCACGtactgcgggctctcgaacttcgcgccctcgcatctcattggtcactgtttttcgttaataactcgtaaacaaagctgcagatcgCATTTttactaaggaaaaagttgctcaaatgacctcaggaacccctcatttctcggaaatacgataattttgggacaccctgtataatgatcATCGCTTTTCTGTTCATTCCTTATTCAACTTGGGACTGTAGCAGTACACTCCGAATTCACGTGACGTCATCGGGAACGCGTTCCAGATATACGATGCACGGACCATATGGTTCGTGTATACGATGGAGTatgtatttaaaaaatgcgcTCTTATAATTACGATTTTGTTCTGTTGTTTATTCCCCTTAGCCAATGACATCGGAACAATTTATCTCGTGCCTACATGCGTCATCAACAATGGTGGGGCAAATTCCGCGGAGATCAATTCTTGCGCCATCTACCTAAGCAGAGCGAAAATTATTAACCAaacgaaaaattaattaaaaatatttataacaatatcTGATAGTTATTCCTTTCCATAACTGATCTTCTTCTCGAAGCTCTCATTCAATCTCTCATTGTTTATAAAGGTATGTAAAACTTATAAACTGTGAAGCTTATAAAATTAACGTTGTAAATAACCATCTGCaagaaaaaatttataaaactaTTGCTGTATGTGTACCATCGCTAATCATGTAATTAGTAGAAATAATTGCCCAACtgtccataaaaataattacacttTATATCATATTTCTGTAGTACATAATTCGTAAATACTATTTCCACCATTTAAATGTTCGCGCCGTATACACTTATTGCCTCCAAATAATACTCAGCACTCGTAGTAGAAATTAAATATACAGAATGTCCGCTTCTTGCTAATGTGCCTATTTTTCTTGTATTATCGGTAACGTTGAGTGACGCTGACAAAACCGAGGTAAAAAAGTCCACAAGCTGCAATGTCTTTACGGATTCAATGCCTGTGTCTACGTCTATAACTTATCGATAATATAGAGCACGACACGAAACGAGTGCTAAAAAAAATCTGTTAGATGATTATATACACCTGTACCTCGTTTGGGACATACAACATAAAGGATTTTTCAGAATTCTTTGCGATATTACAAATCTGCTTGACAATATGATGGACCAATCGCGAATCCCTTGCCGAGTGTCTTTCGGATGGAACGCGATCTTTTGACAGGTTCTCTTTGTATCGTTTCTCGGTGATTGGACGTCGGAAAATGCAATACGACCTCGGCGACGAATCACGTCGAAGTACCTTTTACGCAGCAGAATGCAAGCGAAGTGGGATTGTATATATTAAACGTCCGAGGAACGTAGCACCAGAAGAGAGATGTGAAAAGTGCTTTTTCTCCGGATAGTGCACACAGTCTGGCCAGTGTACGTAACTGGCCTGTTCCCCTTTCCGTCGCGTCTCGATAAATGCGTAGAGAGTCAGCTGTGGTTACGGATACGTGACGAACGATGTATCGTTGGTGAAGGTTCTTGCGCCACCTTATTTTGACGCGAGAATCAGCGACTGTCATCCGTTCGACCAGGACCAGGACGGATCCCTGTAACTGTAATCGTAGCGAAAACAGCGCGATTTACGATGGGGACAGGACTCTTAATATCCTAGGTCGAAGCTGTCGCGATTCTTCAATCGACGCTGGGATATATTTACGTGTCGAACGGTGCTGCGAGTGGAAAGCTAGATCGGAGCCGACGTTTACCCATCAAAATGGGAAACTGCTTGAAATTCTTACGCGCTGGTGGCAGTCAACAAGACAATACTACGCTGCTGAGCAACAACTCTGATCCTGTGCTGCCTGACGGCTTACCGCAAGAGGACCACGGACATTCaatatcttataatgtaattcccTTGTTTTCCAAAACTTTGTCGAGTATAGAGAGTGTTTTGTGCGTCCCCGATTTCACTGTTTTCACGATAATGAAAACTGCAGAAAAAATTTGTgcgattaaaaaatattttgcattcgaataagatgtacatattttgcaaaaaagatATAAACCCTTAATTAGTGATTAGTTTGCAAACAAAATTTTAAACAATGATTTGACTTCATTTGTTGTAAGTAAAATTTTTGCGATGCAGTTTGTCTCCTTGTATTCATTACAATGtgcaaatattgttaattagaGACCATGCTGCAAATGACCATGCTGACCTTGTTAATTAAGGGTTAAACTTTTAATTGTTTCACTGTGGTCTTTAGAAGTAAGATTCTAATTTGTTTTTGACATTGCAGTTTGTGAGCTCTTATTATCCACCAACCGGTGGTCTCCTTAATCATCGGCCACCTTATCAATCAGTCACCTTGGACATAGGCTATGGAATTGGAGTCGGAGTTACAGTGGGCCGAAGCGATGAAGTCAGTTCATTGAGCGAAGAGGAACTACGCGTACGAATTCTAAAACGTCTGGGAATGATGCAGCATTTGCCTCTGCGTGAATACGATGGAGCCAAAAAAGAGGATTGCGTAATATGCATGATGGAGCTAGTGGAAGGACAACAAGTGCGTTACATGCCCTGTATGCACACTTATCATGCAGTTTGTATCGACGATTGGTTGAAACGTTCGCTAACGTGCCCATCGTGTATGGAACCATTAGACGCTGCCTTGATTAGCTCTTACCATCCGACCACTTAACGCCTTAAAAGCGAAAAATTGGAGTAGCTAATCAGTAATCAAATTATTCTATCATGGTAAAGAGTGCAACTGGGAAGAACCGTTAATATTACTATCGCATATAATGGCTTCCAAACTAGTGAAGGGGCCTTCTCTCGTTAATGGCCAATTATATTCGCCATTGTATTCAACGTATCCGAGCACGTGctgagtaataataataacttgtaTCATAAAGAGTTGCAAACGTCTTCTGTGTAGGTCATTCCCTCTTACAGGGTAATGTTCTCTCAAGTGGATCATTGCAATAACGAATACGGTGTATTTACAGTCGAAAAGCAATCGCCATAGCCTATTAGTTTTTTTTCTCTGTGGAATCTAAAATAGTTCTTTTGTTTTCCTACTGCTGAAAAGGATGTATTTTTTGCTAGAGCGAGCCGAGTTACCGGAAAAAGGAATGTAAACGATGTGTCTCGCTAAGGCTCTTTTAAGTTTGAACAACAGTAGTACCACTACTTGACCCTTGTTGTTTGGTCAAATAGTGatagatataattaaatatataaacacTCATTGTGAATATCGTGACCGATAACAATGTACTACAAGATATCACACTATGTATATTTTTAACTGTAATTCCAATCGTTTCATATTTTCAGATactaaaaacaaaaaacatATTTTCAGATTATATCTTTCGACGTACAAAGTTAATctcattattttcaaatacCGCCGCGTTTTTTGTTTCAACgtagagggagaaagagagagagagagagagagaaagtgtgcgtatatatgtatgtgtgcgtgtgtgaaagagagagatatcGTTAAACGCGTGGACGATCATTTCTTCGAGTATTGAGTGCAACGTGATCTAAAGAAACCTGATGAAACCAAAAAAAAATTGGGAAAGgttgttattttatatttcgatTTGTAAAAGCGTGTACAACAACGGGTTGCTTGGAATCATACTTTTATGTTACTATGTATCGAATACCACCTGTATATTCTTTTTCATACATGTACACGTATTTGTTATACTGTATTCATGTCACTGAAACGTGTTTTATGTTCAACTATAATGTTGAACGTGATCCGTGCGTAATTGTAGGAAATATAAACCTGCGTATCAGATTACAAGAGCTTCGGATGGAAGCGGCAAAGTCATTGATGATTGGTCAAACGTTTAATTCTTTCATATTGACCGTACGATTAATGATGCTTAATTGCGAATGAGCGACAAActttatttttatagaaattgtacacaaaattgTGTATCTTTAAACTTTTGTATTGATAGATCCGACCATATTGTACTTTAACGTGACTTCAACCATATAAACGCGTGAAAGAAAATAGAATTCGGACTTTAGATTGGTCTAGGGTTCGATAAAATTCGGATTTGgacttaatatttaaataaatcatCCATTTAACTTGGAATTCGTGATAATAAGCGACAAGTCAGTGTCTACTAATTTTTATTTAGGAGGGATAAGGAGGTGTGTTGCATTACTGAATCCTTAGAATAAAAAAACCGACCGGTAATGTGTTTCGAGTATGTCAGATATGCGTATGTATATGTTAATTCACGTTTTAACGTTTCCCGCAGAATACGAA from Megalopta genalis isolate 19385.01 chromosome 3, iyMegGena1_principal, whole genome shotgun sequence harbors:
- the Rnf11 gene encoding ring finger protein 11 produces the protein MGNCLKFLRAGGSQQDNTTLLSNNSDPVLPDGLPQEDHGHSISYNFVSSYYPPTGGLLNHRPPYQSVTLDIGYGIGVGVTVGRSDEVSSLSEEELRVRILKRLGMMQHLPLREYDGAKKEDCVICMMELVEGQQVRYMPCMHTYHAVCIDDWLKRSLTCPSCMEPLDAALISSYHPTT